A portion of the Chromobacterium sp. IIBBL 290-4 genome contains these proteins:
- a CDS encoding amino acid permease translates to MTTPDKAPAKIGVFTFVMITAAVVVSVRTLPMTAQPGMMTLFLTLAAALLFLVPTALVSAELATAWPQDGGLFIWVREAFGERMGFVAVWMQWIQMVFGMTSIIMVIAATFAYVFDPALASNKLYMLAMIAGIWWGCTLVNMRGVKTLGWVSTICVSLGVFLPGIVLIGCGIAYLASGHPIMTDVSLSWNNLVPSFSDSGTLGLFIGFIFVVMGMEVSASNVSSIKDARRNYPIAIILVSVIMVLLSVIGSAAIFVAIPKEKISMTAGLMQAFELYFNQWGMGWLAPVMGLCIGLGLVGQVNSWVLGPVRGLQATADSGALPQFLQKTNAHGVPVTLVLIQAFAITLVGILITVMPNVDNFYFMLMGLTGLVYLVAYLFMFSAAIYLRYKRPDVERSFKVPGGNAGMWICSGLGLAISLLAGYLGFIPPGSFKGSGSVYLQFQLIGLVVMLVIPFLVYAYGQKAKQARVSAGVAPNTSPAAKARSAEGK, encoded by the coding sequence ATGACGACCCCTGACAAGGCGCCCGCCAAGATCGGCGTCTTTACCTTCGTCATGATCACGGCAGCCGTCGTGGTCAGCGTCCGCACGCTGCCCATGACCGCACAGCCTGGCATGATGACCCTGTTCCTGACGCTGGCCGCCGCCCTGCTGTTCCTGGTGCCGACCGCGCTGGTTTCCGCCGAGCTCGCCACCGCCTGGCCGCAAGACGGCGGCCTGTTCATCTGGGTGCGCGAAGCCTTCGGCGAGCGCATGGGTTTTGTCGCCGTCTGGATGCAGTGGATCCAGATGGTGTTCGGCATGACCTCGATCATCATGGTGATCGCCGCCACCTTCGCCTATGTGTTCGACCCGGCGCTGGCCAGCAACAAGCTATACATGCTGGCCATGATCGCGGGCATCTGGTGGGGCTGCACCCTGGTCAATATGCGCGGCGTGAAAACGCTGGGCTGGGTTTCCACCATCTGCGTGAGCCTGGGCGTGTTCCTGCCCGGCATCGTGCTGATCGGCTGCGGCATCGCCTATCTGGCCAGCGGCCACCCCATCATGACCGACGTGTCCTTGAGCTGGAACAATCTGGTGCCCAGCTTCAGCGACAGCGGCACGCTGGGCCTGTTCATCGGCTTCATCTTCGTGGTGATGGGCATGGAGGTTTCCGCTTCCAATGTCTCCTCCATCAAGGACGCGCGCCGCAACTATCCGATCGCCATCATCCTGGTGTCGGTGATCATGGTGTTGCTGTCGGTGATCGGCTCCGCCGCCATCTTCGTCGCCATCCCCAAGGAAAAGATCTCGATGACCGCCGGCCTGATGCAGGCGTTCGAGCTCTACTTCAATCAATGGGGCATGGGCTGGCTCGCGCCAGTCATGGGCTTGTGCATCGGCCTCGGCCTGGTCGGCCAGGTGAACTCCTGGGTGCTCGGCCCGGTGCGCGGCCTGCAAGCAACCGCCGACTCAGGCGCGCTGCCGCAATTCCTGCAAAAGACCAACGCCCACGGCGTGCCGGTGACCCTGGTGCTGATCCAGGCCTTCGCCATCACCCTGGTCGGCATCCTGATCACCGTGATGCCCAATGTCGACAACTTCTACTTCATGTTGATGGGCCTGACCGGCCTGGTCTATCTGGTGGCCTATCTGTTCATGTTCTCGGCCGCCATCTATCTGCGCTACAAGCGCCCTGATGTGGAACGCAGCTTCAAGGTGCCCGGCGGCAATGCCGGCATGTGGATCTGCTCCGGCCTCGGCCTCGCCATCTCCTTGCTGGCCGGCTACCTGGGCTTTATCCCGCCGGGCAGCTTCAAAGGCTCCGGCAGCGTCTATCTGCAGTTCCAGCTGATCGGCCTGGTGGTGATGCTGGTGATCCCCTTCCTGGTGTACGCCTACGGCCAGAAAGCCAAGCAGGCCCGCGTGTCGGCCGGCGTGGCGCCCAACACCTCTCCCGCGGCCAAAGCCCGCTCCGCCGAAGGCAAATAA
- a CDS encoding murein transglycosylase A: MKQILSLKSWPLWLALAALAGCSTAPTGSRPATPSYPASSAASDTPAALPGWSSQNLGETLQGLRQSCRTLQKKTAWSAVCREAGTLAANDGDAARRFFENRFTAWKLNDGSRDSGLITGYYEPLLNGSLSRSERTPWPVYGVPRDMVSVDVPMSQRGRGTLRAKQAGPGRLVLAAGGNIEINPADFPVDPRGIRLKGRLSGSRLLPYFTRGDINQGSIAGSAPVIAWVEDPVELFFLQVQGSGRIQLDDGSFLHVGFADQNGYGYQSIGKWLVDKGEMKLSDASMQGIKDWLAKNPQRRDELLAVNPSYIFFKTLPGDNGGPIGALGVPLTGGYSIAVDPRYIPLGAPVYLSTTWPHSTEPLQRLVHAQDTGSAIKGALRADLFWGFGTEAGMYAGRMKQQGNLWLLLPKGLAPRDSL; the protein is encoded by the coding sequence ATGAAGCAGATACTTTCCCTGAAAAGCTGGCCGCTATGGCTGGCGCTCGCGGCGCTGGCCGGTTGTTCCACCGCCCCCACCGGCAGCCGCCCCGCCACTCCGTCTTATCCCGCCTCCAGCGCCGCCAGCGACACGCCCGCGGCCCTGCCGGGCTGGTCCAGCCAGAATCTGGGCGAAACGCTGCAAGGTTTGAGACAAAGCTGCCGGACACTGCAGAAAAAAACCGCCTGGAGCGCAGTCTGCCGCGAGGCCGGCACGCTGGCGGCCAATGACGGCGACGCAGCCAGACGTTTCTTCGAAAACCGTTTCACCGCCTGGAAACTCAATGACGGCAGCCGCGACAGCGGCCTGATCACCGGCTACTACGAACCGCTGCTCAACGGCAGCCTGAGCCGCTCCGAGCGCACGCCCTGGCCGGTGTACGGCGTGCCGCGCGATATGGTGAGCGTGGATGTGCCGATGAGCCAGCGCGGCCGCGGCACGCTGCGCGCCAAGCAGGCCGGTCCGGGCCGCCTGGTGTTGGCGGCGGGCGGCAATATCGAGATCAATCCGGCGGACTTTCCCGTCGACCCGCGCGGCATCCGCCTGAAAGGTCGCCTGTCCGGCTCGCGCCTGTTGCCCTACTTCACCCGCGGCGACATCAATCAAGGCAGCATCGCCGGCAGCGCGCCGGTGATCGCCTGGGTGGAAGACCCGGTCGAGCTGTTCTTCCTGCAAGTGCAGGGCTCCGGCCGCATCCAGCTGGACGACGGCAGCTTCCTGCACGTCGGTTTCGCCGACCAAAATGGCTATGGCTACCAGTCGATAGGCAAATGGCTGGTGGACAAGGGCGAGATGAAGCTGTCCGACGCCTCCATGCAGGGCATCAAGGACTGGCTGGCGAAAAACCCGCAGCGCCGCGACGAGCTGTTGGCGGTCAACCCCAGCTATATCTTCTTCAAGACGCTGCCGGGCGACAACGGCGGCCCGATAGGCGCGCTGGGCGTGCCGCTGACCGGCGGCTACAGCATCGCCGTCGATCCGCGCTACATCCCGCTGGGCGCGCCGGTTTACCTGTCCACCACCTGGCCGCACTCCACCGAGCCGCTGCAAAGGCTGGTTCACGCGCAAGACACCGGCAGCGCCATCAAGGGCGCGCTGCGCGCCGACCTGTTCTGGGGCTTCGGCACCGAGGCCGGCATGTACGCAGGCCGGATGAAGCAGCAAGGCAATCTGTGGTTGCTGCTGCCCAAGGGCCTGGCGCCGCGCGATTCGCTCTAA
- a CDS encoding BON domain-containing protein, translated as MKQVASRTLLLAALAFSGAFATHAYAEGAAAVAEPTDEQLAAVVKQALDADPELKALDLKVSSKKGEVTIEGQMNEDQQMFKAGQIAEQVPGVKFVINKMEQKG; from the coding sequence ATGAAACAAGTTGCAAGCCGTACCCTGTTGCTGGCCGCGCTGGCCTTCTCCGGCGCCTTTGCCACCCATGCTTACGCCGAAGGCGCCGCCGCGGTGGCCGAACCGACCGACGAACAGCTGGCTGCGGTTGTGAAGCAGGCGCTGGACGCCGATCCGGAGCTGAAGGCGCTGGATCTGAAGGTGAGCAGCAAGAAGGGCGAAGTGACCATTGAAGGCCAGATGAACGAAGATCAGCAAATGTTCAAGGCCGGCCAGATCGCCGAGCAGGTGCCGGGCGTCAAGTTCGTCATCAACAAGATGGAACAAAAGGGCTGA
- the lysA gene encoding diaminopimelate decarboxylase translates to MGYRYWSLAMHAFDQRQLAAIARQYGAPLWVYHADTIRSRIAELKAFDVIRYAQKANSNTHILRLMREQGVKVDAVSLGEIERALTAGYQGGGAEPSDIVFTADVLDRATLAKVVSAGIPVNAGSIDMLRQLGEAASGHPVWLRINPGFGHGHSQKTNTGGENSKHGIWHGDLAEALQAIKQYGLKLVGIHMHIGSGVDYGHLEQVCGAMVELVARLGCDIEAISAGGGLSIPYRDGDSRIDTQHYFQLWDTARKRIEASLGHPVRLEIEPGRFLVAESGALLAEVRAVKNMGSRHFVLVDAGFNDLMRPSLYGSYHHITLLDAQGVEKTGRIDTVVAGPLCESGDVFTQQEGGTVETRPLPPAQVGDLMVFHDTGAYGATMSSNYNSRPLLAEVLIDGGEARQIRRRQTIAELLALEA, encoded by the coding sequence ATGGGCTATCGCTATTGGAGCCTCGCCATGCACGCCTTCGACCAACGCCAGCTCGCCGCCATCGCCCGCCAATACGGCGCGCCGCTGTGGGTGTACCACGCCGACACCATACGTAGCCGCATCGCAGAACTGAAAGCGTTCGACGTGATCCGCTATGCGCAGAAAGCCAACTCCAACACCCATATCCTGCGGCTGATGCGGGAACAGGGGGTGAAAGTGGACGCGGTGTCGCTGGGCGAGATCGAGCGCGCGCTGACCGCCGGCTATCAAGGCGGCGGCGCGGAGCCGTCCGACATCGTTTTCACCGCCGATGTGCTGGACCGCGCCACGCTGGCCAAGGTGGTTTCGGCAGGCATTCCGGTCAACGCCGGCTCCATCGACATGCTGCGCCAGCTGGGCGAGGCCGCCTCCGGCCATCCGGTATGGCTGCGCATCAATCCCGGCTTCGGCCACGGCCACAGCCAGAAAACCAATACCGGCGGCGAAAACAGCAAGCACGGCATCTGGCACGGCGATCTGGCCGAGGCGCTGCAGGCGATCAAACAATACGGACTGAAGCTGGTCGGCATCCACATGCATATCGGCTCCGGCGTCGACTACGGCCATCTGGAGCAGGTTTGCGGCGCCATGGTGGAGCTGGTGGCGCGGCTGGGCTGCGACATCGAAGCCATTTCCGCCGGCGGCGGCCTGTCCATCCCCTACCGCGACGGCGACAGCCGCATCGACACCCAGCATTACTTCCAGCTATGGGACACGGCGCGCAAGCGTATCGAGGCCAGCCTGGGCCATCCGGTGCGGCTGGAAATCGAGCCCGGCCGTTTCCTGGTGGCCGAATCCGGCGCGCTGCTGGCCGAGGTGCGCGCGGTCAAGAATATGGGCAGCCGCCATTTCGTGCTGGTGGACGCCGGCTTCAACGACCTGATGCGCCCCTCGCTGTACGGCAGCTATCACCACATCACGCTGCTGGATGCTCAGGGCGTGGAAAAGACCGGCCGGATAGACACCGTGGTGGCCGGCCCCTTGTGCGAGTCCGGCGACGTGTTCACCCAGCAGGAGGGCGGCACGGTGGAAACCCGCCCGCTGCCGCCGGCCCAGGTGGGCGATTTGATGGTGTTCCACGACACCGGCGCTTACGGCGCGACCATGTCGTCCAACTACAATAGCCGCCCCTTATTGGCCGAGGTGCTGATAGACGGCGGCGAGGCGCGGCAGATCCGCCGCCGCCAGACCATAGCCGAGCTACTGGCGCTGGAGGCCTAG
- a CDS encoding LysR family transcriptional regulator, with the protein MAVNLRHIEIFRAVMTSGSVSGAARLLHTSQPTISRELARCEQLLGLILFERAHGRLRPTQQALQLFAEVERSFAGLDRIVASAAAIRQFAGGQLAIASLPVFAQSLLPAACADFIAGFPDVGVDITPLESPWLEEGLSAQRFDLGLAEQPQAPAGCQAMALWQGDELCVLPAGHALAQRPLLEASDFAGLSFISLAASDSYRQQVDAWFAAEGVARKMQLSSHSAASVCEMVKLGLGVAIVNPLSALSAGEGLIVRRLRVSIPFGLHLALPQFRPASPLPLRFIDALRERVSNLDAELAARLSLG; encoded by the coding sequence ATGGCGGTCAATTTGCGGCATATCGAGATTTTCCGGGCGGTGATGACCTCCGGCAGCGTCAGCGGCGCGGCGCGGCTGCTGCACACTTCGCAGCCCACCATCAGCCGCGAGCTGGCGCGTTGCGAGCAACTGCTGGGGCTGATCCTGTTCGAGCGCGCCCATGGCCGTTTAAGGCCGACGCAGCAGGCGCTGCAATTGTTCGCCGAGGTGGAGCGCAGCTTCGCCGGCCTGGATCGCATCGTCGCCAGCGCGGCGGCCATCCGCCAGTTCGCCGGCGGCCAGCTGGCCATCGCCAGCCTGCCGGTGTTCGCCCAGTCTTTGTTGCCGGCGGCCTGCGCCGACTTCATCGCCGGCTTTCCCGATGTCGGCGTCGATATCACGCCGCTGGAGTCGCCTTGGCTGGAGGAAGGCTTGTCGGCGCAGCGTTTCGACCTGGGGCTGGCGGAGCAGCCGCAGGCGCCGGCGGGCTGCCAGGCCATGGCCTTGTGGCAAGGGGATGAGCTATGCGTCTTGCCGGCGGGGCATGCGCTGGCGCAGAGGCCGCTGCTGGAAGCGAGCGACTTCGCCGGCTTGTCCTTCATCAGCCTGGCGGCCAGCGACAGTTATCGGCAGCAAGTGGACGCCTGGTTCGCGGCCGAGGGCGTGGCGCGCAAGATGCAGCTGTCCAGCCATAGCGCGGCCTCGGTGTGCGAGATGGTGAAGCTGGGCCTGGGCGTGGCCATCGTCAATCCGCTGAGCGCCTTGTCGGCGGGAGAGGGGCTGATCGTGCGGCGCTTGAGGGTGTCGATTCCTTTTGGCTTGCATTTGGCCCTGCCGCAGTTCCGGCCGGCTTCGCCCTTGCCCTTGAGATTCATCGACGCGCTGCGCGAGCGGGTGTCGAATTTGGACGCGGAGTTGGCGGCGAGACTGAGTTTGGGGTGA
- the dtpA gene encoding dipeptide/tripeptide permease DtpA, producing MSSTALNPLRQPKPFYLIFSIEFWERFGFYGLQGILAVYLVKALGLREAESFTLFSAFIALVYGLVAVGGWLGDKVLGTRRTILLGALVLTAGYAMVTASAGNISLLYLGMGTIAVGNGLFKANPSSLLSKCYEENDPRLDGAFTMYYMAINVGSLLSMLATPWLADQFGYAHAFALSVVGMMITVVNFLLMQGWVKDYGSEADFRTPKLTTWLAVLAGVVVACGGAALLLKHEIIANVVLGVLSAGVIGLFVKETLLLKGSERKKMIVAAILMLQATVFFVLYNQMPLSLNFFAIHNTEHNLFGIAVQPEQFQSLNPFWIMLASPLLAICYNKLGNRLPMPHKFAIGMVLCAGAFLVLPLGAKYANAQGMVSSNWMVLSYLLQSIGELLISGLGLAMVAQLVPQRLMGFIMGAWFLTSAASSVIAGWVAGLTAAPDNVTNPLVTLEIYSRVFTQIGVVTGGIALLTIIIAPWLHRMTLGEKQEQPEHEMALDAR from the coding sequence ATGTCTTCGACCGCGCTCAATCCCTTGCGGCAGCCCAAGCCGTTTTATCTGATCTTTTCGATCGAATTCTGGGAACGTTTTGGCTTCTACGGCCTGCAGGGCATCCTGGCTGTTTATCTCGTCAAGGCCCTGGGCCTGCGCGAGGCTGAATCGTTCACGCTGTTTTCCGCCTTCATCGCGCTGGTGTATGGCCTGGTGGCCGTCGGCGGCTGGCTGGGCGACAAGGTGCTGGGCACCCGCCGCACCATTCTGCTGGGCGCGCTGGTGTTGACTGCCGGCTATGCCATGGTGACCGCCTCGGCCGGCAATATCAGCCTGCTGTATCTGGGCATGGGCACCATCGCGGTGGGCAACGGCCTGTTCAAGGCCAACCCGTCCTCGCTGCTGTCCAAGTGTTACGAGGAAAACGATCCCCGCTTGGACGGCGCCTTCACCATGTACTACATGGCGATCAATGTCGGCTCGCTGCTGTCCATGCTGGCCACGCCGTGGCTGGCTGACCAGTTCGGCTACGCCCATGCCTTCGCGCTGTCGGTGGTGGGCATGATGATCACCGTGGTCAACTTCCTGCTGATGCAGGGCTGGGTGAAGGATTACGGTTCCGAAGCCGACTTCCGCACCCCGAAGCTGACGACTTGGCTGGCCGTGCTGGCCGGCGTGGTGGTGGCCTGCGGCGGCGCCGCCTTGCTGCTGAAGCATGAAATCATCGCCAATGTGGTGCTGGGCGTGCTGTCGGCCGGCGTGATCGGCCTCTTCGTCAAGGAAACGCTGCTGCTCAAGGGCTCCGAGCGCAAGAAGATGATCGTGGCCGCCATCCTGATGCTGCAGGCAACCGTGTTCTTCGTGCTGTACAACCAGATGCCGCTGTCGCTGAATTTCTTCGCCATCCACAATACCGAACATAATCTGTTCGGCATCGCGGTGCAGCCGGAGCAGTTCCAGTCGCTGAATCCGTTCTGGATCATGCTGGCCAGCCCCTTGCTCGCCATCTGCTACAACAAGCTGGGCAATCGCCTGCCCATGCCGCACAAGTTCGCCATCGGCATGGTGCTGTGCGCCGGCGCCTTCCTGGTGCTGCCGCTGGGCGCCAAGTACGCCAACGCCCAGGGCATGGTGTCGTCCAACTGGATGGTGCTGAGCTATCTGCTGCAGAGCATTGGCGAGCTGCTGATTTCCGGTCTGGGCCTGGCCATGGTGGCGCAATTGGTGCCGCAGCGCTTGATGGGCTTCATCATGGGCGCCTGGTTCCTCACCTCGGCCGCGTCTTCGGTGATCGCCGGTTGGGTGGCCGGCCTGACCGCCGCGCCGGACAACGTCACCAACCCGCTGGTCACGCTGGAAATCTACAGCCGCGTATTCACCCAGATCGGCGTGGTGACGGGCGGGATCGCGTTGTTGACCATCATCATCGCGCCGTGGCTGCATCGGATGACGCTGGGCGAAAAGCAAGAGCAGCCTGAGCACGAAATGGCGCTGGACGCCCGCTAA
- a CDS encoding MOSC domain-containing protein: MSQAPIIGSVLAVLTGKAAPFVRPGAVSAIAKQPASGRVYAGELGLDGDEQGDPRFHGGPHKALHLYAFEHYARWREDIGARPVLRQPGAFGENISTLGVDESTLCLGDQLAIGAAVLEISQGRQPCWKLNHRLDQRDMAKRLQDSGRTGWYCRVLQSGEIGAGDDIRLQARPHPEWSLARLAEVFYQRGLERELLLEAAKLPLVESWRTLIEKRLESGQLEDWSRRLEG; the protein is encoded by the coding sequence ATGAGCCAAGCGCCCATCATAGGATCGGTGCTGGCGGTGCTGACCGGCAAAGCCGCGCCCTTCGTCCGCCCCGGCGCGGTCAGCGCCATCGCCAAACAGCCGGCCAGCGGCCGCGTCTACGCGGGAGAGCTGGGCTTGGACGGCGACGAGCAAGGCGACCCGCGTTTTCACGGCGGCCCGCACAAGGCGCTGCACCTTTACGCCTTCGAACACTACGCCCGCTGGCGCGAAGACATCGGCGCGCGGCCGGTGCTGCGCCAGCCCGGCGCCTTCGGCGAGAACATCAGCACCCTGGGCGTGGATGAAAGCACGCTATGCCTGGGCGACCAGTTGGCCATAGGCGCCGCGGTGCTGGAGATATCCCAGGGCCGCCAGCCTTGCTGGAAGCTCAACCATCGCCTGGACCAGCGCGATATGGCCAAGCGCCTGCAGGACAGCGGCCGCACCGGCTGGTATTGCCGGGTGTTGCAAAGCGGCGAGATCGGCGCCGGCGATGATATACGGCTGCAGGCCCGCCCACATCCCGAGTGGAGCTTGGCGCGGCTGGCCGAAGTGTTCTACCAGCGCGGACTGGAGCGGGAGCTGCTGCTTGAGGCGGCCAAACTGCCGTTGGTGGAGTCGTGGCGAACGCTGATCGAGAAAAGACTGGAAAGCGGCCAGTTGGAAGACTGGAGCCGCCGGCTGGAAGGATAA
- a CDS encoding alanyl-tRNA editing protein gives MEQFYQDPYQTRLITRVLSHDDAGLALEDTLCYPLGGGQPGDSATLTLADGSTLRIADTRRDRESRVILHQTEGDARLAPGAEVTLELDWERRYRHMRIHTCMHLLGIVIKAGVTGGNMTAEHGRLDFALPEGMELDKEQIEAELNRLVAADLPVTVKMTSGAALQAQPELIRTMSVTPPLHLPEIRLIEIEGVDLQPCGGTHLARTGEVGQVRVKKIESKGARNKRVVLELVE, from the coding sequence ATGGAACAGTTTTATCAAGATCCTTATCAAACCCGCCTCATCACCCGCGTGCTGAGCCACGACGATGCCGGCCTCGCGCTGGAGGACACGCTGTGCTATCCGCTGGGCGGCGGCCAGCCGGGCGACAGCGCCACGCTGACCTTGGCGGACGGATCGACGCTGCGCATCGCCGACACCCGCCGCGACCGCGAATCCCGCGTCATCCTGCATCAAACCGAAGGCGACGCCCGCCTGGCGCCGGGAGCCGAGGTGACGCTGGAGCTGGACTGGGAGCGCCGCTACCGCCATATGCGCATCCACACCTGCATGCATTTGCTGGGGATTGTGATCAAGGCCGGCGTCACCGGCGGCAATATGACTGCGGAGCACGGCCGGCTGGATTTCGCGCTGCCGGAAGGCATGGAGCTGGATAAAGAACAGATCGAGGCCGAGCTGAACCGGCTGGTGGCGGCCGATCTGCCGGTGACGGTGAAGATGACCAGCGGCGCGGCGCTGCAGGCGCAACCGGAGCTGATCCGCACCATGTCGGTGACCCCGCCGCTGCATCTGCCGGAAATCCGCCTGATCGAGATCGAGGGCGTGGACTTGCAGCCCTGTGGCGGCACCCACCTGGCGCGCACCGGCGAAGTGGGCCAAGTCAGGGTCAAGAAGATAGAAAGCAAAGGCGCGCGCAACAAGCGCGTGGTGCTGGAGCTGGTGGAATGA
- a CDS encoding pseudouridine synthase: MQRHNLEHYNPPPDIGLNVVYVDDCMLVLDKPSGLLSVPGRGDDKADCLISRAQKVYPDALTVHRLDMDTSGLVVMGRGPEMQRALSIAFMDRKVKKRYIAVVEGIVESNSGTIDLPLIIDWPNRPRQKVDFNEGKEAITRYRVMLRDTTRNVSRMELDPQTGRAHQLRMHMLHLEAGHPILGDNIYASPEVLAKADRLLLHASRLVLRHPVTFEEMEFEAAAPF, translated from the coding sequence ATGCAAAGACATAATCTCGAACACTACAATCCGCCGCCGGACATAGGCCTCAACGTGGTCTACGTCGACGACTGCATGCTGGTGCTGGACAAGCCCAGCGGCCTGCTGTCGGTGCCGGGGCGCGGCGACGACAAGGCGGATTGCCTGATCAGCCGCGCGCAAAAGGTGTACCCGGACGCGCTGACCGTGCACCGCTTGGACATGGACACCTCCGGCCTGGTGGTGATGGGCCGCGGCCCGGAAATGCAGCGCGCGCTGTCCATCGCCTTCATGGACCGCAAGGTGAAGAAGCGCTATATCGCGGTGGTGGAAGGCATCGTCGAGAGCAATAGCGGCACCATAGACCTGCCGCTGATCATAGACTGGCCGAACCGGCCGCGGCAGAAGGTGGACTTCAACGAGGGCAAGGAAGCCATCACCCGTTACCGCGTGATGTTGCGCGACACCACCCGCAATGTCAGCCGGATGGAGCTGGACCCGCAGACCGGCCGCGCCCATCAGCTGCGCATGCACATGCTGCATCTGGAAGCCGGCCACCCCATTCTCGGCGACAACATCTATGCGTCGCCGGAGGTTTTGGCCAAGGCCGACCGGCTGCTGCTGCACGCTTCGCGCTTGGTATTGCGCCATCCGGTGACGTTTGAAGAGATGGAGTTCGAGGCCGCTGCGCCGTTCTGA
- a CDS encoding DUF2165 family protein, with product MPFLSHRAVQLLSKGLLALSIGLFGLMVAGGNLLDYDSNWQFVRHVLSMDSMQPWFHGEALRGRAIHSETIQRLAYAAIIAGELATGLLCAAGGAMLLAACRPARRIWLARGKACFTLGATLAILVWHTGFAVIGGEYFAMWANQWNGQFSAYAFSGIALLALIYVNQPEAPAA from the coding sequence ATGCCCTTCCTCTCCCACCGCGCCGTCCAACTGCTGAGCAAAGGCCTGCTCGCCCTCTCCATCGGCCTATTCGGCCTGATGGTCGCCGGCGGCAATCTGCTGGACTACGACTCCAACTGGCAATTCGTCCGCCACGTGCTGAGCATGGACAGCATGCAGCCCTGGTTCCATGGCGAAGCCTTGCGCGGCCGTGCCATCCACAGCGAAACCATCCAGCGGCTGGCCTACGCCGCCATCATCGCCGGCGAACTGGCCACCGGCCTGCTGTGCGCGGCCGGCGGCGCGATGCTGCTGGCCGCATGCCGCCCGGCGCGCCGCATCTGGCTCGCCCGCGGCAAAGCCTGCTTCACGCTGGGCGCGACGCTGGCCATATTGGTATGGCATACCGGCTTCGCGGTGATAGGCGGAGAATATTTCGCCATGTGGGCCAATCAATGGAACGGCCAATTCAGCGCCTACGCTTTCAGCGGCATCGCGCTGCTGGCCTTGATCTATGTGAACCAGCCGGAAGCGCCTGCCGCGTAA